A stretch of DNA from Longimicrobium terrae:
AGTACTGGCGCCATCTGTCCTGTCGAGATAGAAGTGTTCCATGCACTCAACCCATCATCATTGGTCTTGGTGGATTCAGAACCGGAATTGGTTGTAAAGCGATTGCGCGAGCGTGATAATAGAGATTATAGCCTTACGTTTGTCGAGCACCATGCGCGTGAAGAAAAAGCACATGCAGAGACCATCAGCAGAACCCTACAGATTCCGCTGTTGCTATTGAGTGCCTATGCTACGGCTGACGCGCTGGCAAGTCAGCTAGTTTCACCTAACGCAATTCACTACGGCGTCTCATGAAAGTCCTGCTCGATACTAACATCCTCATTCATCGCGAGGCTCGGACTGTCGTCCGTTCTGACATTGGAACCTTGTTCCGCTGGCTCGACGAGCTTCACTACGAGAAGTGCATTCATCCAGGCTCTATCGCGGAAATCAAGAAGCATTCTGACCCAGAAGTTGTCCGCACGTTGGAGATTAAGCTCGGCAGCTATGTTGTCTTGAAGACTACTGCCCCAGATACACCCAAAATCAAAGAAATCCGTGCCTCAGATCAAACCCCCAATGACGAGATAGACACATCGCTTCTTGCAGAGCTCGTTGCGAACCGAGTCGATGCGATTATAACGGAAGATCGCGGAATTCACCGGAAGGCCGCGCGACTCGGTGTAGTGAATAGTGTGTTCACTATCGACGCATTTCTTGAAAAAGTCACGGCTGAGAATCCGTCCCTCTCGGACTATGAAGTACTTTCCGTACGCAAGGTGCACCTTGGTGCAATTAACCTGCAAGACTCCTTTTTCAACTCCTTTCGGGAGGACTACCCAGGATTCGACCACTGGTTCAATCGGAAAGCTGACGAGCTCGCCTACATCTGTACCGCGGATAACGGGAGTGTCGTCGCTTTTCTCTATATCAAGCGCGAAGAAAGCAATGAGAACTACAGTGACATCACTCCGAGCTTCATCTCAGCTCGCCGGTTGAAGATCGGAACGTTCAAAGTTGTCTCGAATGGGTTCAAACTAGGTGAGCGGTTCCTGAAAATAGTGTTCGACAATGCGTCGAATCTCCGTGTAGATGAGATCTATGTCACCATCTTCAAGCACCGTCCGGAGCAAACGCGGTTGATCGCCTTGCTTGAGGACTGGGGGTTCAGTCATCATGGGCAGAAAACCTCGAAGGCTGGCACGGAAGAGGTCTACGTCCGGAACTTCAGGCCCCATTACGAAGCACAGGACCCACGCCGCAGCTATCCATATATCCGAGAGTCTTCAAGGAAATTCATTGTTCCAATCTATCCCGAGTACCATACAGAACTCCTGCCAGATTCCATACTGCACACAGAAGACGCAGCCGATTTCGAAGATAACAGGCCCAATCGCAACGCGATCAGCAAAGTCTATATCTCGAGGTCGATGGAGAGGAACTTGCGACGGGGTGACCTAATCGTTTTCTACCGAACGAACGATGGTGAAGGCCCGGCACATTACCGATCCGTTGCGACGACTGTGGGAGTTGTCCTTACAGTCACTGCAGGCATCCAGACTTTTGATGAGTTTGTGAAGGCCTGTCGTAAACGCAGTGTATTCACAGATCAGGAACTCAAGAAGCATTGGGATTACAGAAAGTACGATAGGCCATTCGTGGTGAACTTTCTGTATGTTTACTCATTCCCGAAGCGACCCAACCTCAAGGAATTGCGAGAGAATGGGATTATCGCGTCTGCCCCTCGCGGCTTCATGCAACTGTCAGAGGCCGCCTTCCGCAAGCTCTTGGAGATAGCGCATGTCGACGACCGTTTTATTGTCAGTTAAACCACAGTTCGCTGAGGCGATCTTGGTCGGCGCTAAGAAATTCGAGTTCCGGCGCGCGGTTTTTCGCGACCCGGATGTGCAACGGGTAGTGCTATACGCGTCGAGTCCCGTCCAACGTGTGGTCGGTGAGTTCACGATCCAAGAGATTGTTCACATGGACTTGAAACGTCTGTGGGAGCACACTGAGTCGGATGCGGGCATCGAAAAAGAATACTTCGACGAGTACTTTGCAGGACGAGACCTCGGGTATGCAGTAGCTGTAGGCGAGACACGACGGTACCCGGAGCCGTTGGCATTGGACAGGCACTTCGGCATCCAGCACCCACCCCAGTCATTCCGGTACCTGAGTGACTCTGCGGATGAAAATGGAGTTACCGCCTTGCAGTAAAAGTGTCGGTTGGTGCCGTTGGGGGATTGTCCACAGTACCGATCCGACGTAGTAAACTCTAGTCAGGAAAGGGCGCGAGGGAGCATCCCCGCGCCCTTTCGCGTTCAGGAAGGGCCTCGCATCATCATAGAGCCAAAGCCGTGATAAGTACGGCCGCCTACTAGCAGATGCCGCCGCAAACTTTCGCCGATTACGCCGTAGGTGGTAACGTTCCCGTACCTGTCGCATCCAAACTAGCCTGATATGCCGCGCCTGTGCTTGGAGCGGAGTTAGTTCACCACGGTTTTGTCAGGAGTGGAATGACCAAACAGGTGCTGTTCGTTCATGGTGGCGGCGAGGGTACGTACGACGAGAGTGCGAAGGCCGTGGAAAGCCTGCGGGCCGCGCTGGGCGACGCCTATGTCGTGCGGTTCCCGAAGATGCCGAACGAGGCGGAGCCGGACTTCGCGACGTGGAAGAACGTCATCGCGGGCGAACTCGCGGAGATGGGCGATGGCGCCATTCTGATCGGCCATTCCATCGGCGGATCGGTTGTGATTCGAGTTCTCGTGGATGGCGGCATCGGGCAGTCGCTCGCGGGTGCCTTCGTGCTCTCCGCGCCGTTCTGGCACGATGACGATTTCTGGAACTGGAAGGAAGCGCAGCTCCCCGCGGACGCCGCCGAGCGCATTCCGCACGACCTGCCGCTCTTCCTCTACCATGGCCGGGAGGATGAGGTCGTTCCCGTCTCGCACGTCGAGATGTATGCGAGGGTGCTGCCTCAGGCCACGGTGCGCCGCCTGGACGGACGCAACCACATGCTCAACGACGATCTCTCCGAGGTCGCGCAGGCCATCAAGCGCCTGAGCTGACAAGGCAGAGAAGCGGTTCGTTTTCGGGGGGGATGCACGAAGGGCGCGGGGGATGGTTCTCCCCCGCGCCCTTTCTGCATCCACAGACCCGCAGCAGTCAGCGCGCCGGGAGCGTGCAGTCCTTGCGCAGGCCGAGTGCGTCGGCGATGGCGGACCAGGAGAAGGCGGCCACGTTGCCGTCGTCGTGCACGGCGTAGAATGCGCCGGCGGGGAAGGGGCCGAAGCCCACCTGCGTGAGCGTCACGCCGTCCGTGTTGCGCACCGTGGGGCCGCGGAACGAGCCGCGGTGCGCCAGCGTGCGCCGGTCGAACACGTGAAAGGCGTTGGCCTCGTGGCTCTGGTCCGTCGCGATCCAGTAGCCCTCCCGCGCGCCGCACGCGTACAGCGCAATCCCCTCGGCCTGCGACGGAAAGAACGCAGGGGGAATCACCGGCCCCGTAAAGCGCCCGTCCAGCGAGTACACCTTGAGCGCCGACTCGCCCGGGTTCTCCTCCGCGACGATCAGCCGGCCGTACGCCGGGTCCGCGGCAATGGACTCCACCACCCGCAGCGTTCCCGCGCCGCCGGTCGCCCCGAACGCGCGCACCGGCTCCGCGCGCAGGCCATCCTCCGCCACCGACACGCGGTACTGGCGCACCCGCCGCCCCAGTTCGGCGTCGGGCGGAATGCTCTCGTCCGCCTGCTCGTAGTTGTCCGTCACCCAGGTGGTGTACGCGCCCGCGCCGTCGCGCACCACGGCGATCCCGTAGGGCAGCGCCAGGTCATCCGCGCCGTACATCCCCACGGGCTGCATGCCGGGGAGGCGGAATACCTGCACGCGATGGTTGTCGCGCTCCACCACGAACGCCAGGTCGTCGACGACGGCGATGCCGTTGGGCCGCTCCATCTGCCCCAGCGCCGTCCCCGGCCCGCTGGCGCGCCGCAGCGTGCGCCCCGTGGCCGCATCGCTGATGACGATCACGTCCCCCGTCTTGGCCGTCGAGAGCAGCCAGTGCCGGCCCTCCGGCCCGTGCCACACGGCGGGAGAATCGATGTTGTCCGCCGTGTCCCGCGGGGTGGTGAACGCCTCGGCCACCATCACCGGCGCGGACACCGGGACGGTCGCGGGCGCCATCGCCGGCGCGCACGCCGTCATCCATCCGCCCAGCACGGCCGCGGAGGCGCGCCGGATCCCCGTCCTCCCCATCCCGCTCCTTGTCTGCGTCGTCATGGCGCTCACCGGGAGATGCGGAAGCCCAGCCGGCCCCACGTGCGGTAGTATTCCTGCTGAACCGGGCGTTCGCGGCTGCCCTGGTACACGACGTACGGCTCGTTGGTGAGGTTGACGAGTTCCAGGAACACCGCGCCGCGGTCCGTGAGCCGCGCCTGGGCGGAGGCGTCGAGCTGCAGGTGGCGGTCCACGAACAGGTCTTCGGCCGCGTCGCCGGCGTACTCGCTCACGTAGCGGTCGTGGTAGTTCACGCTGACCTGCCCCCACCAGCGCAGCCGCTCGTAGCTGAGCGCGGTGTTGAACACGTGCCGCGACTGGCCCTGGAGCCGCACCTGGCGCCCGTCCGGCAGTTTCGCGTCCGAGTCGGTAAAGGTGTAGTTGGCGTACACGCCCACGCCGTCCAGCGGAAAGGGAAGCCCGCTCAGCTGGCGCTGCAGCGCCACCTCCACCCCCTGGATGGACGCGCGCTCGCCGTTGCCCGGCTGCTCCGTCTCGCCACCCAGCTCGTTGTCCGCCGTGAACACGAAGATGGGGTCGCTGATCCGCTTGTAGAACACGCCGGCCGAGGCGACGCCGATGCGCGCGTCGTAGTGCTCCAGCAGCAGGTCGAAGTTGCGGGCCAGCGTGGGATTCAACCCGGGGTTGCCCAGCGTCAGGTCCTCGTCGTCGCGCAGGCGGTAGGGGACCAGGTCGTAGAAGTTGGGGCGCGCGATGGCGGTGGTGAACGCCGCGCGCAGGTTGGTGCGGGCGCCGGCCGCGTAGCGCAGGTGCACCATGGGAAACAGGTTGCCGTAGTCGTTGTCCGCCCGCACCGGGGAGAGCGTTTCCTCGTCCGGATCAAAGTCGAAGCCGCTGGTGGAAAGCTCCGTGTGCTCGTAGCGCACGCCGGGCAGCAGGCGCAGGCGCGGCGTGAGGCTCACGTCCGCCATCACGTATCCCGCCGCGACCGTCTCG
This window harbors:
- a CDS encoding ATP-binding protein, translating into MRLYFVGGIHGSGKTTLCRNLAAKLRAPHHSAGELIRLGGESQEVRDKTVRDVKKNQTLLLSALNDLRNAGTATVILDGHYTVVDSTGAICPVEIEVFHALNPSSLVLVDSEPELVVKRLRERDNRDYSLTFVEHHAREEKAHAETISRTLQIPLLLLSAYATADALASQLVSPNAIHYGVS
- a CDS encoding alpha/beta hydrolase; the encoded protein is MTKQVLFVHGGGEGTYDESAKAVESLRAALGDAYVVRFPKMPNEAEPDFATWKNVIAGELAEMGDGAILIGHSIGGSVVIRVLVDGGIGQSLAGAFVLSAPFWHDDDFWNWKEAQLPADAAERIPHDLPLFLYHGREDEVVPVSHVEMYARVLPQATVRRLDGRNHMLNDDLSEVAQAIKRLS
- a CDS encoding PIN domain-containing protein, which gives rise to MKVLLDTNILIHREARTVVRSDIGTLFRWLDELHYEKCIHPGSIAEIKKHSDPEVVRTLEIKLGSYVVLKTTAPDTPKIKEIRASDQTPNDEIDTSLLAELVANRVDAIITEDRGIHRKAARLGVVNSVFTIDAFLEKVTAENPSLSDYEVLSVRKVHLGAINLQDSFFNSFREDYPGFDHWFNRKADELAYICTADNGSVVAFLYIKREESNENYSDITPSFISARRLKIGTFKVVSNGFKLGERFLKIVFDNASNLRVDEIYVTIFKHRPEQTRLIALLEDWGFSHHGQKTSKAGTEEVYVRNFRPHYEAQDPRRSYPYIRESSRKFIVPIYPEYHTELLPDSILHTEDAADFEDNRPNRNAISKVYISRSMERNLRRGDLIVFYRTNDGEGPAHYRSVATTVGVVLTVTAGIQTFDEFVKACRKRSVFTDQELKKHWDYRKYDRPFVVNFLYVYSFPKRPNLKELRENGIIASAPRGFMQLSEAAFRKLLEIAHVDDRFIVS
- a CDS encoding phytase — protein: MTTQTRSGMGRTGIRRASAAVLGGWMTACAPAMAPATVPVSAPVMVAEAFTTPRDTADNIDSPAVWHGPEGRHWLLSTAKTGDVIVISDAATGRTLRRASGPGTALGQMERPNGIAVVDDLAFVVERDNHRVQVFRLPGMQPVGMYGADDLALPYGIAVVRDGAGAYTTWVTDNYEQADESIPPDAELGRRVRQYRVSVAEDGLRAEPVRAFGATGGAGTLRVVESIAADPAYGRLIVAEENPGESALKVYSLDGRFTGPVIPPAFFPSQAEGIALYACGAREGYWIATDQSHEANAFHVFDRRTLAHRGSFRGPTVRNTDGVTLTQVGFGPFPAGAFYAVHDDGNVAAFSWSAIADALGLRKDCTLPAR